The following proteins come from a genomic window of Corynebacterium falsenii:
- the tsf gene encoding translation elongation factor Ts gives MANYTAADVKKLREITGAGMMDCKKALEEAAGDFDKAIEILRIKGAKDVGKRAERSASEGLIAVSGNTMIEVNAETDFVAKNAEFINFANKVAEAAAAAKANSREELEAVDVDGEKAIDALQQLSAKIGEKLELKRATTIEGDKVAVYLHQRSSDLPPAVGVLVAYEGDDEAAAKAAAMQVAALKATYLSSEDVPAETVAKEREIAEATAREEGKPEKALPNIIEGRLKGFFKDVCLLDQPSVTESKKTVKQVMDEAGVTITGFKRFEVGQA, from the coding sequence ATGGCGAACTACACCGCTGCAGACGTTAAGAAGCTCCGCGAGATCACCGGCGCTGGCATGATGGACTGCAAGAAGGCCCTGGAAGAAGCCGCAGGCGACTTCGACAAGGCCATTGAGATCCTGCGCATCAAGGGCGCCAAGGATGTCGGCAAGCGCGCTGAGCGCAGCGCATCCGAGGGCCTCATCGCCGTCTCCGGCAACACCATGATCGAGGTCAACGCCGAGACCGACTTCGTTGCCAAGAACGCCGAGTTCATCAACTTCGCTAACAAGGTCGCTGAGGCCGCTGCAGCAGCCAAGGCCAACTCCCGCGAGGAGCTGGAGGCCGTGGACGTTGACGGCGAGAAGGCCATCGACGCTCTGCAGCAGCTCTCCGCAAAGATCGGCGAGAAGCTCGAGCTGAAGCGCGCCACCACCATCGAGGGCGACAAGGTTGCCGTGTACCTGCACCAGCGCTCCTCCGACCTGCCCCCAGCAGTGGGCGTGCTCGTTGCTTACGAGGGCGACGACGAGGCCGCCGCTAAGGCAGCAGCCATGCAGGTTGCCGCACTGAAGGCCACCTACCTGTCCTCCGAGGACGTTCCGGCCGAGACCGTTGCCAAGGAGCGCGAGATCGCCGAGGCTACCGCCCGCGAGGAAGGCAAGCCCGAGAAGGCTCTGCCGAACATCATCGAGGGCCGCCTGAAGGGCTTCTTCAAGGATGTCTGCCTGCTGGATCAGCCGTCCGTCACGGAGTCCAAGAAGACCGTCAAGCAGGTCATGGACGAGGCCGGCGTGACCATCACCGGCTTCAAGCGCTTCGAGGTCGGCCAGGCCTAA
- the rpsB gene encoding 30S ribosomal protein S2 — protein MAVVTMRELLDAGVHFGHQTRRWNPKMKRFIFTDRNGIYIIDLQQTLTYIDEAYEFVKETVAHGGNILYVGTKKQAQEAVATEAERVGMPYVNHRWLGGMLTNFQTVAKRLHRLKELQAMEAAEDGYKGRTKKEVLMLTRERNKLERVLGGIADMTKVPSALWIIDTNKEHIAVSEAHKLNIPVVAVLDTNCDPDVVDYPIPGNDDAIRSATLLTSIISSAVEAGRQARAERQEAAAKEAVGDAQAPEANAEAGNAAESTEAPAAADNAEANADAKTEAPAAE, from the coding sequence ATGGCTGTTGTTACTATGCGCGAACTGCTCGATGCAGGTGTCCACTTCGGTCACCAGACCCGTCGTTGGAACCCGAAGATGAAGCGCTTCATCTTCACCGACCGCAATGGCATCTACATCATCGACCTGCAGCAGACCCTGACCTACATCGACGAAGCATACGAGTTCGTCAAGGAGACCGTTGCCCACGGCGGCAACATCCTCTACGTGGGCACCAAGAAGCAGGCCCAGGAAGCCGTGGCCACCGAGGCTGAGCGCGTGGGTATGCCCTACGTCAACCACCGCTGGCTCGGCGGAATGCTGACCAACTTCCAGACCGTTGCCAAGCGTCTGCACCGCCTCAAGGAGCTGCAGGCCATGGAGGCTGCCGAGGACGGCTACAAGGGCCGCACCAAGAAGGAAGTCCTCATGCTGACCCGCGAGCGCAACAAGCTGGAGCGCGTCCTCGGCGGCATCGCTGACATGACCAAGGTGCCTTCCGCACTGTGGATCATCGACACCAACAAGGAGCACATCGCTGTCTCCGAGGCACACAAGCTCAACATCCCCGTTGTCGCTGTGCTGGACACCAACTGTGATCCCGACGTTGTCGACTACCCGATCCCGGGCAACGACGACGCCATCCGCTCCGCAACCCTGCTGACCTCCATCATCTCCTCCGCAGTTGAGGCCGGTCGCCAGGCACGCGCCGAGCGCCAGGAAGCCGCTGCGAAGGAAGCTGTTGGCGACGCACAGGCACCGGAGGCCAACGCTGAGGCTGGCAACGCTGCCGAGTCCACCGAGGCTCCGGCCGCTGCAGACAACGCTGAGGCTAACGCTGACGCTAAGACTGAGGCTCCGGCCGCAGAGTAA
- a CDS encoding M23 family metallopeptidase, translating into MCELWRRPQSVVGKSAWITVVAVLVIVSNVIAPVCVATPFSAPARAAPGLRPAQNPARSPVRTHQVPLPGVARGEVERLVLRGSDIPEEDWKPGHRGVDLRAAPGQKIAASRGGVVAFAGVVAGTPIVSIQHSDGLRTTYEPVHATVAVGQHVRRGAVIGHLADADALPETARRSPGLSWGAKWGSSSSYVDPLTLLGDARVRLVPPDSVPDTAPDPAPKRTSV; encoded by the coding sequence ATGTGCGAACTGTGGCGTCGGCCCCAATCGGTCGTGGGAAAATCCGCCTGGATAACGGTGGTTGCCGTCCTAGTGATTGTGTCCAACGTAATTGCGCCTGTGTGCGTGGCCACTCCCTTTTCCGCCCCGGCACGTGCCGCGCCTGGACTCCGGCCGGCGCAGAATCCCGCCCGTTCTCCGGTCCGAACGCACCAGGTGCCCCTCCCCGGCGTTGCCCGGGGCGAGGTAGAACGTCTCGTACTTCGTGGCAGCGACATTCCCGAGGAGGATTGGAAGCCGGGGCACCGAGGTGTGGATCTGCGCGCTGCCCCGGGCCAGAAAATCGCTGCCTCCCGGGGTGGAGTGGTGGCGTTTGCCGGAGTGGTGGCGGGAACGCCGATCGTGTCCATCCAGCATTCCGACGGGTTGAGAACCACCTACGAGCCCGTGCATGCGACTGTCGCTGTAGGCCAGCATGTGCGGCGCGGGGCTGTCATCGGTCATCTCGCGGACGCGGACGCCTTACCTGAGACAGCCCGCAGGAGCCCGGGATTGTCGTGGGGCGCGAAGTGGGGATCGAGCAGTTCGTATGTTGATCCGCTCACGCTCTTGGGAGACGCGCGAGTCCGGCTGGTTCCGCCGGACTCGGTTCCGGACACAGCGCCAGACCCAGCGCCGAAACGTACGTCGGTTTAG
- a CDS encoding tyrosine recombinase XerC, which yields MAQNGETAQDASSGNSESSAVFTQLMAEYESYLRHVKGRSENTITAYHRDLVAATEGLTTVEEFTLDRARSVLGWAVDNGASRATLARLASSMRGFGDYLAHKDLVEANPVASLKAPTPASSLPRVLKVQQAEAMLNRARDLAHGSEATAVDIRDWAMTELLYATGIRVAELVGLDCADLDFERNLARVTGKGNKTRMVPFGSTAKRAVNEWLAARKDLVAPGKTDDALFLGARGGRIDQRQVRTVVNRLTSEAGVPKLSPHGIRHSTATAVLEGGADLRTVQELLGHSSLSTTQIYTHVGTERLKAVFNQAHPRSGA from the coding sequence ATGGCACAAAACGGTGAGACTGCGCAGGACGCGAGCTCGGGGAACTCCGAGAGCTCTGCCGTCTTTACCCAGCTCATGGCCGAGTACGAGTCCTATTTAAGGCACGTCAAGGGCCGCAGCGAGAACACCATCACCGCGTACCACCGAGACCTCGTGGCAGCCACCGAGGGGCTCACCACGGTGGAGGAATTCACCCTAGACCGCGCACGCTCCGTGCTGGGCTGGGCCGTGGATAACGGAGCCAGCCGAGCCACACTGGCACGGCTGGCCTCCAGCATGCGCGGATTCGGCGACTACCTCGCCCACAAGGATCTCGTCGAAGCCAACCCTGTCGCCTCGCTGAAAGCCCCTACACCGGCGTCCTCCCTCCCACGCGTGCTCAAGGTTCAACAAGCGGAGGCCATGCTGAACCGCGCCCGCGACCTCGCGCACGGCTCAGAAGCCACAGCGGTGGACATCCGAGATTGGGCCATGACCGAACTGCTCTACGCCACGGGGATCCGAGTGGCCGAGCTCGTCGGGCTCGATTGCGCCGACCTCGACTTCGAACGCAACCTCGCCCGAGTGACTGGCAAAGGCAACAAAACCAGAATGGTGCCCTTCGGATCCACGGCCAAGCGCGCGGTCAACGAATGGCTAGCCGCCCGGAAGGATCTGGTCGCGCCGGGCAAGACCGACGATGCCCTGTTTCTCGGGGCTCGCGGCGGGCGGATCGACCAGCGACAAGTGCGAACTGTGGTCAATCGCCTGACGAGCGAGGCCGGCGTGCCGAAGCTCTCCCCCCACGGCATCAGGCACTCCACGGCCACAGCAGTGCTTGAGGGCGGCGCGGATCTGCGCACCGTCCAAGAACTCCTCGGCCACTCCTCGCTGTCGACCACGCAGATCTACACCCACGTGGGCACGGAGCGCCTCAAGGCCGTGTTCAACCAAGCTCATCCTCGCTCGGGCGCCTAA
- the dprA gene encoding DNA-processing protein DprA, with amino-acid sequence MTPDTSPQTPADGSAETPVDTSWLDSPQRRQLAWIYLRRVVEASRADVLHALWPDGWWNGAGEPAGVEQLTEGLVRRRGPSEALLAATERRYLADPREDEHRARRQGWRLVTPDSDEWPESLTEAFVRMGEGGQADDTVRGQAEAPFALWVNGRTRLDEAIRHSVTVVGTRAASRYGQEVCEMLGGGLAARGYTIISGAAEGVDTLAHRQALAHGAPTVAILACGLDVAYPRKNAELLKQIVASGGLVVSEYAPGTPPARHRFLTRNRLAAAMGQATLVVEAPYRSGALNTLNWAEGMSRPTLAVPGPITAVSSQGCLDRLATGRAQLVRSVEDIQAAIEPLAMQMELGFDAGNAGGGAAAPAGGGAGLMSWQHVAVFDAAGTARDHSGSLADIQEATGMDTKLIVTLARKLEKMGALQREGARWRKVPGVRI; translated from the coding sequence ATGACCCCTGACACTTCTCCCCAGACACCCGCCGATGGCTCCGCAGAGACCCCAGTTGATACGAGCTGGTTGGATTCTCCTCAGCGCAGACAGCTCGCGTGGATATACCTCCGCCGGGTCGTGGAAGCCTCCCGCGCCGATGTCCTCCACGCCCTCTGGCCAGACGGCTGGTGGAATGGGGCTGGGGAGCCTGCTGGCGTCGAACAATTAACAGAAGGCCTGGTGCGGCGACGGGGGCCGAGCGAGGCCCTGCTCGCGGCAACCGAGCGACGCTATCTCGCAGATCCGCGTGAGGATGAGCACCGAGCGCGGCGGCAAGGGTGGCGCCTGGTGACCCCAGATAGCGATGAATGGCCGGAGTCTCTCACCGAGGCATTCGTGCGCATGGGGGAGGGAGGGCAAGCAGACGATACTGTTCGTGGTCAGGCCGAGGCTCCCTTTGCCCTGTGGGTGAACGGTCGGACGAGGCTGGATGAGGCGATCCGCCACAGCGTGACTGTGGTGGGAACGCGGGCTGCATCACGCTATGGCCAAGAGGTTTGCGAAATGCTGGGCGGGGGATTGGCAGCACGGGGCTACACAATCATCTCCGGTGCGGCGGAAGGCGTCGATACGCTGGCGCACCGCCAGGCGCTAGCCCACGGCGCGCCGACCGTGGCGATCCTCGCATGCGGCCTCGACGTGGCCTATCCGCGCAAGAATGCCGAGCTCCTCAAGCAGATTGTGGCCAGCGGGGGACTCGTAGTGAGCGAATACGCGCCGGGCACGCCCCCGGCGAGGCATCGCTTCCTCACGCGCAACCGTTTGGCAGCGGCGATGGGGCAGGCCACTCTCGTGGTGGAGGCACCGTATCGTTCGGGAGCCCTTAACACGCTGAATTGGGCTGAGGGGATGAGCCGGCCCACTTTGGCCGTGCCAGGTCCCATCACGGCGGTGAGTTCGCAGGGGTGCCTCGACCGATTGGCCACCGGCAGGGCTCAACTGGTGCGCAGCGTGGAGGATATTCAAGCAGCGATCGAACCACTGGCGATGCAGATGGAGCTGGGGTTCGATGCGGGCAACGCTGGGGGAGGAGCGGCAGCACCCGCCGGTGGTGGGGCTGGTCTGATGAGTTGGCAGCACGTGGCAGTCTTCGATGCGGCCGGAACGGCGCGCGATCACTCGGGAAGTCTGGCGGATATTCAGGAAGCCACGGGAATGGACACCAAGCTCATCGTCACACTCGCACGCAAGCTGGAGAAGATGGGAGCGTTGCAGCGGGAGGGGGCGCGCTGGCGCAAAGTGCCGGGCGTGCGAATCTAG
- a CDS encoding YifB family Mg chelatase-like AAA ATPase, with translation MGVGHAYAIALQGAEGKVVTVECDVCRGLPGISVVGMGDAAVVQAKDRIRSALRNTGVQWPGSRTVMSLSPAAMPKSGSGYDVAMVCAMLLASGATGVTEAVRERVHSAVLVGELGLDGSVRPVPGIFPRVAAAAAHGFRHVVVPEACAEEARRAVELLNDEPSPGPEAGRAGQLGQPGQLGQFGQPRQPMVHLASHLGQVLDWMHGGQLPRPVPGQALPPGGAPGDMSDMSDMSDVVGQSEAVHAVEVAAAGGHNLMLTGPPGSGKSMLAERLPGILPPMTRREQREAAVVHSIAGTKGDLSAIWRGTRPFVAPHHSITHAAMIGGGAIPVPGAVSLAHHGVLFIDEVAEARREVLDSLRTPLEKRRVEIIRQRQIMTFPAQFQLVLAANPCPCGAELASECRCPSGARRRYQGKISGPLRDRIDVFARTRSVNKSASASSRAEASSIIAERVCAARDRALQRWARVSRELGGERDFLNSTIPSTILRDDFAPDGNGTTALEGLVMSRELSQRGADRALRVAWTLADLAGADRPGLDHVLDAVDLFRDGTELD, from the coding sequence ATGGGCGTGGGACATGCATACGCCATCGCGCTGCAGGGAGCCGAGGGCAAGGTGGTGACCGTCGAATGCGACGTGTGCCGCGGACTCCCCGGCATCAGCGTGGTTGGCATGGGGGATGCGGCGGTGGTTCAGGCCAAGGACCGGATCCGGTCCGCGCTGCGCAATACCGGTGTGCAGTGGCCGGGCTCGCGAACCGTCATGAGTTTGTCGCCCGCGGCGATGCCGAAAAGCGGTAGTGGATACGACGTCGCAATGGTGTGCGCGATGCTGCTCGCCAGCGGTGCCACGGGTGTGACTGAAGCGGTGCGCGAGCGGGTTCATTCCGCCGTGCTGGTCGGGGAATTGGGTCTCGACGGCAGCGTGCGCCCCGTGCCTGGGATCTTTCCGCGTGTGGCAGCCGCAGCAGCTCACGGGTTCCGGCATGTCGTGGTGCCGGAGGCCTGTGCAGAGGAGGCCCGCCGCGCTGTTGAACTGCTGAATGATGAGCCGAGTCCCGGCCCGGAGGCCGGACGAGCGGGACAACTAGGACAACCAGGACAATTGGGACAGTTTGGACAGCCTAGACAGCCGATGGTGCACCTGGCATCTCACCTGGGGCAGGTCCTCGATTGGATGCACGGCGGTCAGCTACCCAGGCCAGTTCCCGGGCAGGCTTTGCCGCCGGGCGGTGCTCCGGGAGATATGTCGGATATGTCGGACATGTCCGACGTGGTTGGGCAGTCCGAGGCCGTGCATGCCGTGGAGGTTGCCGCAGCGGGTGGGCACAACCTCATGCTCACCGGACCACCCGGGAGCGGAAAGTCGATGCTGGCTGAACGCCTGCCCGGAATCCTGCCGCCGATGACCCGGCGCGAGCAGCGCGAGGCCGCAGTGGTTCACTCCATCGCGGGGACCAAGGGAGATCTTTCCGCCATCTGGAGAGGCACGCGACCGTTCGTGGCCCCGCACCACTCCATCACCCATGCCGCAATGATTGGCGGTGGTGCGATTCCTGTTCCCGGCGCGGTGAGCCTGGCCCATCACGGGGTGTTGTTTATCGACGAGGTGGCGGAAGCGCGCCGGGAGGTTCTCGATAGCCTGAGGACACCGCTGGAAAAACGGCGGGTGGAGATCATTCGCCAGCGCCAGATCATGACCTTCCCTGCGCAGTTTCAACTGGTGCTTGCCGCCAACCCGTGCCCGTGCGGCGCGGAGCTAGCCAGCGAGTGCCGGTGCCCGTCCGGTGCGCGCAGACGGTATCAGGGAAAGATCTCCGGTCCGCTGCGCGATCGGATCGATGTGTTTGCCAGGACGCGAAGTGTGAACAAGTCTGCGAGCGCATCATCTCGCGCCGAGGCGAGCAGCATCATTGCCGAGCGAGTCTGTGCTGCCCGCGATCGAGCGCTGCAGCGGTGGGCGCGGGTTTCGCGTGAACTCGGTGGGGAACGGGACTTTCTCAATTCGACGATCCCCAGCACGATTCTGCGCGACGATTTCGCCCCGGATGGAAACGGCACGACCGCCTTGGAAGGTCTGGTGATGAGCAGGGAGCTGAGCCAGCGCGGAGCAGATCGCGCGCTTCGGGTCGCTTGGACTCTGGCCGACCTTGCCGGAGCCGATCGGCCGGGGCTGGACCATGTCCTCGATGCGGTCGATCTCTTCCGCGACGGTACTGAGCTGGACTGA
- a CDS encoding YraN family protein — protein sequence MDKPAVKQGSARRRGMSGEKIAARYLGGMGYEILDRNFYTQFGEIDLVVRDPNGAVVFVEVKYRRSTVDGGGVAAVTSRKLARIRLVSGLWLARYRDLYGPAEDIRIDVIDVGPEGVRDHLLGVW from the coding sequence ATGGATAAGCCAGCAGTAAAGCAAGGATCTGCCCGCAGGCGCGGGATGTCCGGGGAGAAGATCGCCGCGCGCTACCTCGGCGGAATGGGTTACGAGATTCTCGATAGAAACTTCTACACGCAGTTCGGGGAGATCGACTTGGTGGTGCGCGACCCCAATGGTGCGGTGGTGTTCGTGGAGGTGAAATACCGGCGCAGCACGGTTGATGGCGGGGGAGTGGCCGCCGTGACCTCGCGCAAACTTGCCAGGATCCGATTGGTCTCCGGTCTCTGGTTGGCCCGCTATCGCGATCTCTACGGCCCGGCGGAGGATATCCGCATCGACGTCATCGACGTAGGCCCTGAGGGCGTGCGGGATCACCTTCTAGGAGTGTGGTGA
- a CDS encoding DUF2469 domain-containing protein: MSAEELDDYEANVELSMYREYRDVVSQFSYVVETERRFYLANAVELIPRNSGGEVYYEVRMSDAWVWDMYRPARFVRYVRVITYKDVNIEELDKPELQLPDN, from the coding sequence GTGAGTGCCGAAGAACTAGACGACTATGAGGCCAACGTTGAGCTGTCCATGTACCGGGAGTATCGGGACGTAGTCAGCCAGTTCTCCTACGTGGTGGAGACTGAGCGGCGTTTCTACCTAGCCAACGCCGTGGAATTGATCCCTCGTAATTCCGGCGGGGAGGTTTACTACGAGGTGCGTATGTCCGACGCTTGGGTGTGGGACATGTACCGCCCGGCCCGTTTCGTGCGCTATGTCCGAGTGATTACGTATAAGGACGTCAATATCGAGGAACTCGATAAGCCTGAGCTGCAGCTTCCCGACAACTGA
- a CDS encoding ribonuclease HII, whose protein sequence is MEQALYASGMGPVAGVDEAGRGACCGPISIAACILPPRPLPELDKLTDSKKLSEKTREGLYEVIREVATSFCIIHISAADIDEWGIQHANLSGMRRAVAGLDVTPGYVLTDAMKVPGLTVPHLPVVKGDLLVRCISAASVLAKVSRDRVMRELDEQFPGYGLAGHKGYGTKAHMDAVSLHGGTPYHRYTYKNVAAAHRQWQLTRLSR, encoded by the coding sequence ATGGAGCAAGCTCTTTATGCCTCGGGCATGGGCCCGGTTGCGGGCGTGGATGAGGCCGGTCGTGGTGCGTGCTGCGGGCCGATCAGCATTGCCGCCTGCATCCTGCCGCCGCGTCCGCTGCCCGAGTTGGACAAGCTTACGGATTCGAAGAAGCTCAGCGAAAAGACCCGCGAGGGGCTGTACGAGGTCATCCGGGAGGTGGCCACCAGCTTCTGCATCATTCATATCTCTGCGGCGGATATCGACGAGTGGGGTATCCAGCATGCGAACCTCTCCGGCATGCGCCGCGCCGTGGCTGGGTTAGATGTGACGCCGGGGTATGTGCTGACCGATGCCATGAAGGTTCCGGGCTTGACCGTTCCGCATCTTCCCGTGGTCAAGGGCGATCTGCTGGTGCGGTGTATCAGTGCGGCGAGCGTGCTGGCAAAGGTCTCGCGTGACCGGGTGATGCGCGAGCTGGATGAGCAATTCCCCGGCTACGGCCTTGCCGGGCACAAGGGCTATGGCACGAAGGCGCACATGGACGCGGTGAGTCTGCACGGCGGAACGCCTTATCATCGCTACACTTACAAAAATGTGGCCGCGGCGCATCGCCAGTGGCAGTTGACTCGATTGTCTCGATGA
- the lepB gene encoding signal peptidase I: protein MNRDAPRRAADSQDQNGKNGENGKSGKKEKKQKKTYPWWVEMPIIILVTLLVLGAFNTFVGRLYLIPSESMEPTLHGCAGCTPDRIYVNKLAYLGDKSPKPGDVIVFVGTDSWNEGFTTKRSKNEVVRGLQNLGSTIGIVAPDENTLVKRVIATGGQTVQCQAGDPGIMVDGKKIDDSYTMKPPVNPIDPTTGSEACQGDYFGPVTVPKDSLWMMGDNRTNSLDSRAHIGDEHQGTIPVSNVVGKVEAIVLPINRIGLVKSLPIQGQN, encoded by the coding sequence CTGAACAGGGACGCGCCGCGCCGCGCTGCGGATAGCCAGGACCAGAATGGCAAGAACGGCGAGAACGGCAAGAGCGGTAAGAAAGAGAAGAAGCAGAAGAAGACGTACCCGTGGTGGGTGGAGATGCCCATCATCATCCTCGTCACTCTGCTCGTTCTCGGCGCGTTCAACACGTTCGTGGGGCGGCTGTATCTGATTCCATCCGAGTCCATGGAGCCGACGCTGCACGGTTGTGCCGGGTGTACCCCGGACCGGATCTACGTCAACAAGCTGGCCTACCTGGGCGATAAGAGCCCGAAGCCGGGTGACGTGATCGTGTTCGTGGGAACGGACAGTTGGAATGAGGGATTTACCACCAAGCGGTCGAAGAACGAGGTGGTGCGCGGGCTGCAGAACTTGGGCAGCACCATCGGTATCGTCGCCCCCGATGAGAACACGCTGGTCAAGCGCGTGATCGCCACAGGTGGTCAAACTGTGCAGTGCCAGGCCGGAGACCCCGGCATCATGGTCGATGGCAAGAAGATCGACGATTCGTACACCATGAAGCCGCCGGTGAACCCCATTGATCCAACCACGGGTTCCGAGGCGTGCCAGGGTGACTACTTCGGACCCGTGACCGTGCCGAAGGATTCGCTGTGGATGATGGGCGATAACCGCACCAATTCACTGGATTCGCGTGCGCACATCGGCGACGAGCACCAGGGCACCATCCCGGTATCGAACGTGGTGGGCAAGGTGGAGGCCATCGTGCTTCCGATTAACCGGATCGGTCTGGTGAAGTCGCTGCCGATCCAGGGCCAGAACTAG
- the rplS gene encoding 50S ribosomal protein L19, giving the protein MHILDKVDAAQLRSDIPDFRPGDTVDVHVKVIEGTKSRIQVFRGVVIRRQNSGIRETFTVRKISFGIGVERTFPVHSPNIDHIDVLTRGKVRRAKLYYLRNLRGKAAKIKEKR; this is encoded by the coding sequence ATGCACATTCTCGATAAGGTTGATGCAGCACAGCTGCGCAGCGACATTCCCGACTTCCGTCCCGGCGACACCGTTGACGTTCACGTCAAGGTCATCGAGGGTACCAAGTCCCGTATCCAGGTGTTCCGTGGCGTTGTGATTCGCCGCCAGAACTCCGGCATCCGCGAGACCTTCACCGTCCGTAAGATCTCTTTCGGCATCGGTGTGGAGCGTACCTTCCCGGTGCACTCCCCGAACATCGATCACATCGACGTTCTGACCCGCGGCAAGGTTCGCCGCGCGAAGCTGTACTACCTGCGCAACCTGCGCGGCAAGGCAGCCAAGATCAAGGAGAAGCGCTAA